A single Chryseobacterium sp. DNA region contains:
- the mnmD gene encoding tRNA (5-methylaminomethyl-2-thiouridine)(34)-methyltransferase MnmD — protein MKREIKTTNDGSKTLFINYLNENYHSHHGALQEAEHVFIKNGLNLINDCEINILELGFGTGLNVLVTINEYLKTDKNHVINYFSLEKYPINESEVNDLAYFELFDNPELKNIYQKIHLADWEKSVEITSGFNLKKIECDFFSLKDTDLPKINLVYFDCFGARVQPDLWEKPLFEMVSDKMAVNGLLTTYSSKGSVRRILQELNFQVEKKQGPPGKREMINAVKL, from the coding sequence TTGAAAAGAGAAATTAAGACCACAAACGACGGTAGTAAAACACTGTTTATCAATTATTTAAATGAAAACTACCATTCTCATCACGGGGCCCTACAAGAAGCCGAACACGTGTTTATCAAAAATGGATTGAATTTGATAAATGATTGCGAAATTAATATTTTAGAACTCGGTTTTGGAACAGGTTTGAATGTTTTAGTGACAATTAATGAATATTTAAAAACTGACAAAAATCATGTCATCAATTATTTTTCGCTCGAAAAATACCCCATAAATGAATCCGAAGTGAACGATTTGGCCTATTTTGAACTTTTTGATAACCCAGAATTAAAAAATATTTATCAGAAAATTCATCTGGCAGATTGGGAAAAGTCAGTTGAAATCACCAGTGGTTTCAATTTAAAGAAGATAGAATGTGACTTTTTCAGCCTGAAAGACACTGATTTACCCAAAATCAATCTGGTCTACTTTGACTGTTTCGGAGCCAGGGTACAGCCTGATCTTTGGGAAAAACCCCTTTTTGAAATGGTTTCTGACAAAATGGCCGTTAATGGATTATTAACAACCTATTCTTCTAAAGGAAGCGTAAGGAGAATTCTTCAGGAGCTCAATTTCCAGGTAGAGAAAAAACAGGGACCTCCGGGAAAAAGAGAAATGATCAATGCTGTTAAATTGTAA
- a CDS encoding branched-chain amino acid aminotransferase yields MIIQKTENSRISTFDPNNFSFGGTFIDHMIICEYEDGKWGDVKLVPYGPIPFTPAMMGVNYGQACFEGMKAYKDKDGQVFLFRPEKNFERINKSAKRLAMPEVTKEMFLDGLKALVDIDREWIPQGEGMSLYIRPLIFATEEALKARVSNKYMFAIVATPAKSYYAEPVSVKISDHYSRAANGGVGSAKAAGNYAASFYPTQLAIEEGYEQIIWTDDATHEYFEESGTMNVFVRINDTIYTPPTSEKILDGVTRDSFIQLAKRRGIEVKVEPIAVKTVIEALKNGSLKEVWGVGTAVVTTEFQALGFQGEKLELPRLSEEESYAAILKKDLVDLQNNLSEDPFGWRVAVDHVLETV; encoded by the coding sequence ATGATAATTCAAAAAACTGAAAACTCCAGAATTTCTACATTTGACCCAAACAATTTTTCATTTGGTGGTACTTTCATTGATCATATGATCATATGTGAGTATGAAGATGGGAAATGGGGTGATGTAAAATTAGTTCCTTACGGTCCAATACCATTTACACCTGCCATGATGGGAGTAAACTATGGGCAAGCTTGTTTTGAAGGTATGAAAGCCTATAAAGACAAAGACGGGCAGGTTTTCCTTTTCAGGCCTGAAAAGAATTTTGAACGTATCAACAAGTCAGCGAAACGTCTAGCGATGCCTGAGGTGACTAAGGAAATGTTTTTAGACGGTTTAAAAGCATTGGTAGATATCGACAGAGAATGGATTCCTCAGGGAGAAGGAATGTCATTATATATCAGACCATTGATCTTTGCTACGGAGGAAGCTTTAAAAGCAAGAGTATCTAATAAATATATGTTTGCTATCGTTGCAACACCGGCAAAGAGTTACTATGCTGAGCCTGTTTCTGTAAAAATTTCAGATCACTATTCAAGAGCGGCAAACGGTGGAGTAGGTTCTGCTAAGGCAGCTGGAAACTATGCAGCTTCTTTCTATCCTACACAATTAGCGATCGAAGAAGGTTATGAACAAATCATCTGGACTGATGATGCTACTCACGAATATTTCGAAGAGAGTGGTACAATGAATGTATTTGTAAGAATTAATGATACGATCTATACGCCTCCGACCTCTGAGAAAATCCTTGACGGGGTAACAAGAGACAGTTTTATCCAATTGGCCAAGAGAAGAGGAATTGAAGTGAAAGTAGAACCTATTGCTGTAAAAACGGTGATCGAAGCATTGAAAAACGGCAGTCTTAAAGAAGTTTGGGGAGTAGGTACAGCAGTAGTTACAACTGAATTCCAGGCTTTAGGATTTCAGGGTGAGAAACTTGAACTTCCAAGGTTATCTGAAGAAGAAAGCTATGCAGCGATCCTTAAAAAAGATTTGGTAGATTTGCAGAACAATCTTTCTGAAGATCCATTCGGATGGAGAGTGGCAGTAGACCACGTTTTGGAAACAGTTTAA
- a CDS encoding FKBP-type peptidyl-prolyl cis-trans isomerase codes for MKKIVFISVVSLLSCNRNAQTAHPPVGGVLSQKDLDVSKERMKNLNTIERKHIQEWINGQSVRYYPTRLNYWVTVEGYDQREKRADNSLISYSYDLYDFDQTKIYDQPIERREAKFGHFDELKAVENALRFIRDGEEITLLVPSSLAYGTFGDEKKIDNDIPLIIKLKAL; via the coding sequence ATGAAAAAAATAGTCTTCATATCAGTAGTCAGTCTGTTGAGCTGCAACAGAAATGCACAGACTGCCCATCCTCCGGTAGGAGGTGTTTTGAGCCAGAAGGATCTGGATGTTTCCAAGGAAAGGATGAAGAATCTGAATACAATAGAAAGGAAGCATATTCAGGAATGGATCAATGGACAATCTGTCAGATATTATCCAACTCGGCTTAATTATTGGGTAACAGTAGAAGGTTATGACCAAAGAGAAAAAAGAGCGGACAACAGCCTGATCTCATATTCTTATGATCTGTATGATTTTGACCAGACTAAGATCTATGATCAGCCTATTGAAAGAAGAGAGGCTAAATTTGGACATTTTGATGAACTGAAAGCGGTGGAGAATGCTTTGCGTTTCATCCGCGACGGAGAGGAAATAACCCTATTGGTACCGTCATCTCTGGCTTACGGAACCTTTGGAGACGAAAAAAAAATAGATAACGATATCCCATTAATCATAAAATTAAAAGCTTTATAA
- a CDS encoding peptidylprolyl isomerase: protein MNVDKETYEGLNDGLYANLQTTKGNLIVKFEDKKAPVTVANFIGLAEGKIDNKAKAKGVPYYDGTIFHRVIKDFMIQGGDPQGTGMGDPGYKFEDERNDLKHTGKGILSMANSGPNTNGSQFFITEVATPWLDGRHTIFGKVVKGNDVIDAIANVEKGAQDKPKTDIVLEKVSVFSKGDEYKNYDAAKTFNEGKAKIAENNKAFIAKEEAERKKKEEEFKANQEKLVESLKAGMQKTESGLYYKITKTADGKAPKAGDNVSVHYAGKLVDGTEFDSSFKRNEPIEIPIGMGRVIKGWDEGILLLKEGETATLLIPPAMAYGERGAGGVIPPNSWLIFDVELVKVK, encoded by the coding sequence ATGAACGTAGACAAAGAAACTTACGAAGGTCTTAATGACGGACTTTATGCAAATCTTCAAACCACAAAAGGTAACCTGATTGTTAAGTTTGAAGACAAGAAAGCACCAGTAACTGTAGCCAACTTTATCGGTCTTGCAGAAGGAAAAATCGATAACAAAGCTAAGGCTAAGGGAGTTCCTTATTATGATGGAACGATTTTCCACAGAGTGATCAAAGATTTCATGATCCAGGGAGGTGACCCTCAGGGAACAGGAATGGGAGATCCGGGTTATAAATTCGAGGATGAAAGAAACGACCTTAAGCACACCGGAAAAGGGATTCTTTCTATGGCGAATTCAGGACCGAACACCAACGGTTCCCAGTTCTTCATCACTGAAGTTGCTACCCCTTGGTTAGACGGAAGACACACGATCTTCGGAAAAGTGGTAAAAGGGAATGATGTGATCGATGCTATCGCTAACGTTGAAAAAGGAGCTCAGGATAAGCCTAAAACAGATATCGTTTTAGAAAAAGTTTCTGTTTTCAGTAAAGGTGACGAGTACAAAAACTACGATGCTGCTAAAACTTTCAACGAAGGAAAAGCTAAGATCGCAGAAAACAATAAGGCTTTCATCGCTAAAGAAGAAGCTGAAAGAAAGAAAAAAGAAGAAGAATTTAAAGCGAACCAGGAGAAATTGGTTGAAAGCTTAAAAGCTGGAATGCAGAAAACGGAATCCGGACTTTATTATAAGATCACTAAAACAGCTGACGGTAAAGCTCCAAAAGCTGGTGACAATGTTTCTGTACACTATGCTGGAAAGTTAGTAGACGGTACTGAATTCGATTCTTCATTCAAAAGAAATGAGCCTATCGAAATTCCAATCGGTATGGGAAGAGTAATCAAAGGATGGGATGAAGGGATTTTATTGTTAAAAGAAGGAGAAACCGCTACTTTACTGATCCCGCCGGCAATGGCTTACGGAGAAAGAGGTGCAGGAGGAGTTATTCCGCCAAACTCTTGGTTAATCTTCGATGTTGAGCTTGTAAAAGTAAAATAA
- a CDS encoding M28 family peptidase, whose protein sequence is MKKIFIILPLFLSGFLFSQKKPHKNPVKKGAIAKFNYQDEFKKISDEILTRGTAYENLAELTKGIGPRFSATPGYTKASEWAERKLKEAGAENVWKQDVKVPVWVRGKESLQIRSGNGEWKNIRMLSFGNSEGTGGKDLTAELLLVNDIAELNALTSAQLKDKIIFVNTPIDQRVVNTVDSYLITAKSKLLSASVIGKRGAKGLIIRSLTTASDDTPHAKMIYYEPDDRIRIPAATIGVKSADELEKLLKKQKVTAKLNMTAESKGEAINQNIIGEIPGNKDAKVIVLGAQLDSWDFAEGAHDDGSGVAQCIEVLRTLKALGVANNHTIRVVLYANSENGGQGRDMYAAYVKKKDEKHIFALGTDSGGYSPRGFSLDMPPQRRRQIFEWKNYFLPYGIYDFDQTYAIQDISPLKKLDIPLAELVVDTQRYFDYHHSVEDTFDKVNKRELLLGAVAMTQLIFMIDKNW, encoded by the coding sequence ATGAAAAAAATCTTCATTATACTTCCACTCTTTTTGAGTGGATTTTTATTTTCTCAAAAAAAACCACATAAAAATCCGGTAAAAAAAGGGGCCATCGCTAAATTCAATTATCAGGATGAATTTAAAAAGATTTCAGACGAAATCTTAACCCGTGGTACAGCCTACGAAAACCTTGCCGAGCTCACCAAAGGTATCGGACCCCGTTTCAGCGCTACTCCGGGCTATACAAAAGCCTCAGAATGGGCCGAGAGAAAGCTGAAAGAAGCCGGTGCAGAAAATGTATGGAAACAGGATGTAAAAGTTCCTGTATGGGTAAGAGGTAAAGAATCCCTGCAGATCAGATCCGGAAACGGAGAGTGGAAGAATATCAGGATGCTGTCCTTTGGAAATTCCGAGGGTACAGGGGGAAAAGACCTTACCGCAGAACTTTTATTGGTCAACGATATCGCAGAGCTGAATGCCCTGACTTCCGCACAGCTAAAAGACAAGATCATTTTTGTGAATACTCCTATTGACCAGAGAGTTGTCAACACGGTTGATTCCTATCTTATTACGGCCAAATCCAAATTGCTGTCAGCATCCGTAATTGGTAAGAGAGGTGCAAAAGGTTTAATTATACGATCATTAACTACAGCTTCTGACGATACTCCTCATGCAAAAATGATTTATTATGAGCCGGATGACAGGATAAGAATTCCCGCAGCCACCATCGGCGTAAAATCAGCGGACGAACTTGAAAAGCTGCTAAAAAAACAAAAAGTAACGGCAAAACTGAATATGACCGCCGAATCCAAAGGCGAAGCCATTAATCAGAATATTATTGGAGAAATTCCGGGGAATAAAGATGCTAAAGTGATTGTTCTGGGCGCACAGCTTGATTCCTGGGATTTTGCAGAAGGTGCCCACGATGACGGCTCAGGGGTAGCCCAATGTATCGAAGTGTTGAGAACATTGAAAGCTCTTGGTGTTGCCAATAATCACACCATCAGGGTTGTTCTGTATGCCAACAGTGAAAATGGTGGCCAGGGAAGAGATATGTATGCTGCGTATGTGAAAAAGAAGGACGAAAAGCACATCTTTGCCTTAGGAACAGATTCCGGAGGCTACTCGCCACGAGGATTCTCATTAGATATGCCTCCTCAAAGAAGAAGACAGATCTTTGAATGGAAAAATTATTTCCTTCCTTATGGAATCTATGATTTTGACCAGACCTATGCCATACAGGACATTTCTCCATTAAAAAAACTGGATATTCCATTAGCTGAATTGGTCGTAGATACCCAGCGTTATTTTGACTATCATCATTCCGTGGAAGACACCTTCGACAAAGTCAATAAAAGAGAGCTTCTTTTGGGAGCTGTCGCTATGACACAGCTCATTTTCATGATCGATAAAAACTGGTAA
- a CDS encoding M20/M25/M40 family metallo-hydrolase → MKKIVNLSLLTLGMAFLSGQTKEDSIQFNRISTEILNNGKGYAELKELTQNIGHRLSGSEAYEKSVQWAEQKLRDAGADKVWLQEVMIPVWERGKESLHIKTSNGNWKNIKMLSLGNSEGTGGKDVSGEIIMVTSLDEYEKLPAEKVKDRIVFFNYPFNQDHVQTFIAYREAGAYRQTAASLTAKKGGKFAIIRSLSSAFDDVPHTGNMRYEEGIAKVPAVTIGNTTADELETLLKDQKITAKLNSSCGMRGEKLSHSVIGEITGKKDQSVIVVGGHLDSWDVGEGAHDDGAGIVQSIEVLRTFKKLGIKNNHTIRAVCFANEENGTRGGKQYGKTVKEHHEKHLFAIESDAGGFSPRGISLEMDEMKRNQIKSWVNLFLPYGVYNFDGKYSGSDIAPLHETGVPTAELVPDPQRYFDIHHTAEDTFEKVNRRELLLGSAVMTQLIYMIDKNW, encoded by the coding sequence ATGAAAAAAATCGTAAATCTATCATTACTAACGCTTGGAATGGCTTTTTTATCCGGTCAGACCAAAGAGGATTCCATACAGTTTAACAGAATCTCCACAGAAATTCTGAATAACGGGAAAGGCTACGCTGAATTGAAGGAGCTCACCCAAAACATAGGCCACCGCTTAAGCGGTTCCGAAGCCTACGAAAAGTCTGTACAATGGGCAGAACAGAAATTGAGGGATGCCGGAGCAGATAAAGTATGGCTTCAGGAAGTAATGATCCCGGTTTGGGAAAGAGGTAAAGAATCATTACACATCAAAACCTCCAACGGGAACTGGAAGAATATTAAAATGCTTTCCCTTGGTAATTCTGAAGGAACGGGAGGAAAAGATGTTTCAGGAGAGATCATCATGGTTACATCCCTGGATGAATATGAAAAGCTTCCTGCCGAAAAGGTAAAAGACAGGATCGTCTTCTTCAATTACCCTTTTAACCAGGACCACGTACAAACTTTTATTGCTTACCGGGAAGCTGGGGCCTACAGACAAACTGCAGCTTCTTTAACAGCAAAAAAAGGAGGAAAATTTGCCATCATCCGTTCATTGTCCTCGGCTTTCGATGATGTTCCCCATACCGGTAATATGCGTTACGAGGAAGGCATTGCCAAAGTACCGGCTGTAACCATCGGGAATACTACAGCGGATGAACTGGAAACATTATTGAAAGATCAGAAGATAACTGCCAAACTCAATTCCAGCTGCGGAATGAGAGGCGAGAAGCTCTCCCACTCTGTGATCGGTGAAATCACAGGAAAAAAGGACCAAAGCGTCATTGTAGTCGGCGGGCATCTCGATTCCTGGGACGTAGGGGAAGGTGCTCATGATGACGGTGCCGGAATCGTTCAGAGTATTGAAGTATTGAGAACCTTTAAAAAATTAGGAATTAAAAATAACCATACGATCAGGGCTGTCTGTTTTGCTAATGAAGAAAACGGAACAAGGGGCGGAAAACAATATGGTAAAACGGTCAAAGAACATCATGAAAAACATCTTTTCGCTATTGAATCCGACGCAGGAGGCTTTTCTCCGCGAGGCATCTCATTAGAAATGGATGAAATGAAAAGAAATCAGATCAAAAGCTGGGTAAATCTTTTTTTACCGTATGGAGTCTATAACTTTGATGGAAAATACTCAGGTTCAGATATTGCTCCTCTCCACGAAACGGGAGTTCCTACTGCAGAATTGGTTCCGGATCCACAGCGCTATTTTGATATTCACCATACCGCAGAAGATACTTTTGAGAAAGTAAACCGCAGAGAGCTGCTTCTCGGTTCAGCCGTAATGACACAACTTATTTATATGATTGATAAAAATTGGTAA
- a CDS encoding DUF4294 domain-containing protein, with amino-acid sequence MNFSKIICLFIFFFGVSVFGQKDTIVAKPLNQYPPESLKVDEFGNKYYYDEQQKVKVYEINGEPVVVLDELVLVNKPRFNNQLDKNYYYFLNKKLYRVYPLFVTALQQYRDIQVDMNDMDSKAKRKFVRDRQSMLADQYEKQLRDLTTTEGQVFAKLMNRATGKNVYEIIRELRGGFSAFWWNLKGKMADIDLKDRYDPHKNRSDEFIESLLQSNWNSGYLKPYPGASQFKVKK; translated from the coding sequence ATGAATTTTAGTAAGATTATCTGCCTTTTTATTTTCTTTTTTGGAGTCAGCGTTTTTGGTCAAAAGGATACTATAGTGGCAAAACCTCTAAACCAATACCCGCCGGAATCTCTAAAAGTGGATGAATTCGGTAATAAGTATTATTACGACGAGCAGCAAAAGGTTAAAGTCTATGAAATAAACGGTGAGCCTGTCGTCGTGCTGGACGAGTTGGTTTTGGTCAATAAGCCGAGATTCAACAATCAGCTGGATAAGAATTACTATTATTTCCTCAATAAAAAGCTGTACAGGGTATATCCGTTATTTGTAACAGCTTTACAGCAATACAGAGATATCCAGGTAGACATGAACGATATGGATAGCAAGGCTAAGAGAAAGTTTGTAAGAGACAGACAAAGTATGCTTGCCGATCAGTATGAAAAACAACTGAGAGATCTTACGACTACTGAAGGCCAGGTTTTTGCGAAGTTAATGAACAGGGCTACCGGTAAAAATGTATATGAGATCATCAGAGAGCTGAGAGGAGGATTCAGTGCTTTTTGGTGGAATTTGAAAGGCAAAATGGCAGATATCGATCTGAAAGACAGATATGATCCCCATAAAAACAGAAGTGATGAGTTTATAGAATCATTGCTGCAGTCCAACTGGAATTCAGGTTATTTAAAACCTTACCCGGGGGCAAGTCAGTTTAAAGTCAAAAAATAA
- a CDS encoding M20/M25/M40 family metallo-hydrolase: MKKIAGTTLFLLGMVVFGQTKEDSIQFSKISTEVLNNGKSYNELRELTKNIGHRLSGSEAYEKSVKWAEQKLRDAGADKVWLQEVMVPVWERGKESLHIKTSSGNWKSLKMLSLGNSEGTGGKDVSGEIIMVKSIEEYNRLPAEKVKDKIVFFNYPFSQSFIETFKGYSDAAKYRVTAASLTAKKGGKFAIIRSLSSAFDDVPHTGAMRYEDNISKIPAVAIGSTTADELEALLKSQKITATLNSNCGMKGEKLSHSVIGEMTGKKDQSIIVVGGHLDSWDVGEGAHDDGAGIVQSIEVLRTFKKLGIKNNHTIRVVCFANEENGVKGGIQYGKTVKENNEKHLFAIESDAGGFAPRGIALDMDEAKRKQIQGWSELFLPYGVYNFSERFSGTDLYPLHDMGIPAAELIPDSQRYFDIHHTEEDTFEKVNRRELLLGAVAMTQIIYMIDKNW; encoded by the coding sequence ATGAAAAAGATAGCAGGAACAACATTATTTCTTTTGGGAATGGTAGTTTTTGGCCAGACCAAAGAAGATTCTATCCAGTTCAGTAAAATCTCTACCGAGGTCCTGAACAATGGAAAGAGCTATAACGAGCTCAGGGAGCTCACTAAAAATATAGGCCACCGCTTAAGCGGTTCCGAAGCCTATGAAAAGTCCGTAAAATGGGCAGAACAGAAATTGAGGGATGCCGGAGCCGATAAAGTATGGCTTCAGGAAGTAATGGTCCCGGTTTGGGAAAGAGGTAAAGAATCATTACACATCAAAACGTCCAGCGGCAACTGGAAAAGTCTTAAAATGCTTTCCCTGGGTAATTCTGAAGGAACCGGCGGGAAAGATGTTTCGGGAGAGATCATCATGGTCAAATCCATAGAAGAATACAACCGGCTTCCTGCTGAGAAAGTAAAAGATAAGATTGTTTTCTTCAACTACCCTTTCAGTCAGTCATTTATTGAAACCTTCAAAGGGTACAGTGATGCTGCAAAATACAGGGTAACCGCAGCTTCTTTAACCGCTAAAAAGGGCGGGAAATTTGCCATCATCCGTTCACTGTCTTCGGCTTTTGACGATGTTCCGCACACCGGAGCGATGCGTTATGAAGACAATATATCCAAAATCCCTGCCGTAGCCATCGGAAGTACTACAGCAGATGAATTGGAAGCTTTGCTGAAAAGTCAGAAAATTACCGCTACACTCAATTCCAACTGCGGGATGAAAGGTGAGAAGCTCTCCCACTCTGTAATCGGTGAAATGACAGGTAAAAAGGACCAAAGCATCATTGTAGTCGGCGGACACCTTGATTCCTGGGACGTCGGGGAAGGCGCTCACGATGACGGTGCCGGAATTGTTCAGAGTATTGAGGTACTGAGGACATTCAAAAAATTAGGAATTAAAAACAATCATACGATCAGAGTGGTATGCTTTGCCAATGAGGAAAACGGAGTAAAAGGCGGTATACAATACGGCAAGACCGTAAAGGAAAACAATGAAAAGCATCTTTTCGCTATAGAATCTGATGCCGGAGGTTTTGCCCCCAGAGGTATTGCCCTGGATATGGATGAAGCCAAAAGAAAACAGATCCAAGGCTGGTCAGAATTATTCCTTCCTTACGGCGTTTATAACTTTAGCGAAAGGTTCTCGGGAACAGACCTTTACCCGCTTCACGATATGGGAATTCCAGCTGCTGAGCTGATTCCGGATTCCCAGAGGTACTTCGATATCCACCACACAGAAGAAGACACCTTTGAAAAGGTCAACCGGAGAGAGCTTTTACTGGGTGCTGTAGCGATGACCCAAATTATTTACATGATTGATAAGAACTGGTAA
- a CDS encoding NUDIX hydrolase: MIDKINIRVYACAVKDKKVLTLFEEYAGEPLVKFPGGGLEYGEGVLECLHREFDEELNVKIEVVEHLYTQENFLVSRFRENEQLLTIYYIVNITNEEDFLIMDPCIERTEWMAIDRPDNPFPLPIDKIVFDKLKEKFL; the protein is encoded by the coding sequence ATGATAGACAAGATCAACATTAGAGTGTATGCCTGTGCTGTAAAAGACAAAAAGGTTTTAACTTTATTTGAAGAATATGCCGGCGAACCTTTAGTGAAATTTCCGGGCGGCGGATTAGAATATGGCGAAGGAGTACTGGAATGCCTGCACCGAGAGTTCGATGAAGAGCTTAATGTGAAAATAGAAGTCGTAGAACATTTGTATACCCAGGAAAACTTTCTGGTTTCCCGCTTCAGGGAAAATGAACAGCTTCTTACCATATATTATATCGTCAATATCACCAATGAAGAAGATTTCCTGATTATGGATCCCTGTATTGAAAGAACAGAATGGATGGCGATCGACAGACCGGACAACCCGTTTCCTCTACCTATAGACAAAATCGTATTTGATAAATTAAAAGAAAAATTCCTGTAA
- a CDS encoding DUF1015 domain-containing protein: MPVFKPFRGIRPHRDFESTFPTHPLDNFTQEEIAEKAQVENTYINMIKPYVVSKSKDIDRNLRKIRSTFEELLDEKKLVQDSSAYYLYEQIYPNKQVFRGLLGLASIEDFWNGKIKRHESTIPQKKEKLAHYLEKVSLQAEPVLLTYPANSKIELLMNHEEKNVPIFNHIDSIGIRHKIWRIDNRLKLQQFKEVIDQIDSFYIADGHHRIGSTALNAKRHKEKNKRHNGTELYNFVYSFIVSNQSIKIHDYNRILHDLNGISGEDFLKALDQYFLIHEKGETPYYPSQKFHISMYLDGKFYSLHVKHDLRSKEMSLDNLDHHLLDKYIFKDILKIEDPDSSELISYVKGTSNLEGINILKEKVDRGEGKVGFGIYPVSFNDMIKISDLKLSMPPKCTFIEPKLVTALLMYDMKP, encoded by the coding sequence ATGCCTGTTTTTAAACCTTTCCGTGGAATACGACCTCATAGAGACTTCGAGAGTACTTTCCCTACACACCCGCTGGATAATTTCACCCAGGAAGAGATTGCAGAGAAGGCTCAAGTTGAAAATACTTACATCAATATGATTAAACCTTATGTTGTAAGTAAATCCAAAGATATTGACCGGAATCTGAGGAAGATCCGTTCTACATTTGAAGAACTTCTGGACGAAAAAAAACTGGTTCAGGACAGTTCTGCCTATTACCTTTATGAGCAAATATACCCCAACAAACAGGTTTTCAGAGGACTTCTGGGATTGGCCAGTATTGAAGATTTCTGGAATGGAAAAATCAAAAGACATGAGAGCACCATCCCTCAGAAAAAGGAAAAACTTGCCCATTACCTTGAAAAAGTGAGCCTGCAGGCTGAGCCGGTATTGCTTACCTACCCTGCCAATTCTAAAATTGAGCTGCTGATGAACCATGAGGAAAAAAATGTTCCTATTTTTAATCACATTGATTCCATTGGCATCAGACATAAGATCTGGAGAATAGACAACCGTTTGAAGCTCCAGCAGTTTAAAGAAGTAATTGATCAGATCGATTCATTTTACATCGCTGACGGGCACCATAGAATTGGCTCTACCGCCCTGAATGCAAAACGTCACAAAGAGAAGAACAAAAGGCACAACGGTACAGAACTTTATAATTTTGTATACAGTTTCATCGTTTCCAATCAGTCCATTAAAATTCATGACTACAATAGGATTTTACATGATCTGAACGGTATTTCAGGGGAAGACTTTCTGAAAGCACTGGATCAATATTTCCTTATTCACGAAAAAGGAGAAACGCCATACTACCCTTCTCAGAAATTCCATATTTCCATGTATCTGGACGGCAAGTTCTACTCGCTTCACGTAAAACACGATCTTCGTTCCAAAGAAATGTCTCTGGACAATCTTGATCACCACCTTTTGGATAAATATATTTTCAAAGATATTTTAAAGATTGAAGACCCCGATAGTTCTGAGTTAATTTCTTATGTTAAAGGAACATCTAATCTTGAAGGAATCAATATCTTAAAAGAAAAGGTAGACCGCGGAGAAGGTAAGGTAGGCTTTGGAATCTATCCGGTAAGTTTCAATGATATGATCAAAATTTCAGACTTAAAATTAAGCATGCCTCCGAAATGTACATTTATTGAGCCTAAATTGGTTACCGCTTTATTAATGTATGATATGAAACCTTAA